The following are encoded in a window of Pseudomonas multiresinivorans genomic DNA:
- a CDS encoding TonB-dependent receptor yields MSRQSTEFAGSKPRLLVSAVGVAITAMSGTHLAHAAEASSKKSGQDVLSLDADTVVGTQQQDPTTYNVEKSASKKYTAPLLDTPRSVTVVPQQVIKDTGALTLQDALPTVPGITFGAGEGGNPTGDRPFIRGFDAQSDTYVDGVRDTGAQSREVFNLEQIEVSKGPNSAFGGRGSAGGSLNLISKQAKAGNFTDGSFTYGSDQTRRYTLDTNQEFLDGNAAFRLNLMTHDQNVAGRQAVDASRWGIAPSLTFGLNGPTRVTVSHYHLESDDTPDSGIPYAKSADRSKHNPDKPVNVDRDNYYGLEDRDFQKSRIDTSTITFEHDFNDALGLRNTLRYGTAHQDYIWTQPDDSQGNINNGTVWRRNNNRISTTTTATNQTDLFGEFYLAGFKNSFTTGLEFTREDSKRDGYTVNTNTGSSAGANKCRPAIVGAPSGYNCTSLENPNPHDPWNGSIVRNYKPLNTVATTKAIYGFDTIDLNEQWQVNVGARFDSFETTAKNHGVSPTTKFEDSSSFWNWQAGVVYKPAPNGSIYASYATSATPPGSMLDNGDTGNAVDTFAVKNNLEPEETTNYEIGTKWNFLDERLELTAAIFRTDKDNARVLVSNQTYDNAGQSRVDGIELSASGKLTDKWKVFAGYSYLDSELVKAGKAGRTGTVNATAPSNDGNQMPNTPENSFSLWTTYDVLPNATIGGGTFYVDKVYGDVANTMYVPDYWRYDAMASYKLSKNVDFQLNVQNVFDKQYFDKAYAAHYASQAAGRTVLLSTNFHF; encoded by the coding sequence ATGTCGCGTCAATCCACCGAGTTCGCCGGCAGCAAGCCGCGCCTTCTAGTCAGCGCTGTCGGCGTGGCGATCACCGCCATGTCCGGTACTCATCTGGCCCACGCCGCCGAAGCTTCGTCGAAGAAGTCCGGCCAGGACGTCCTGTCCCTGGACGCCGACACTGTCGTCGGCACCCAGCAGCAGGACCCGACCACCTACAACGTCGAGAAGTCTGCCTCGAAGAAGTACACCGCGCCGCTGCTGGATACGCCGCGCTCGGTGACCGTAGTGCCGCAGCAGGTGATCAAGGACACCGGCGCGCTGACCCTGCAGGATGCGCTGCCTACCGTGCCGGGCATTACCTTCGGCGCCGGCGAGGGTGGCAACCCGACGGGTGACCGTCCGTTCATCCGTGGCTTCGATGCGCAGAGCGACACCTACGTCGACGGCGTCCGCGACACCGGCGCGCAATCGCGTGAAGTCTTCAACCTCGAGCAGATCGAAGTCAGCAAGGGCCCGAACTCGGCCTTCGGTGGCCGCGGCTCGGCCGGTGGCAGCCTGAACCTGATCAGCAAGCAGGCCAAGGCCGGCAACTTCACCGACGGCAGCTTCACCTACGGCTCCGACCAGACCCGTCGCTACACCCTCGACACCAATCAAGAGTTCCTCGACGGCAACGCCGCGTTCCGCCTGAACCTGATGACCCACGACCAGAACGTCGCCGGTCGCCAGGCGGTGGACGCCAGCCGCTGGGGTATCGCGCCGTCCCTGACCTTCGGCCTCAATGGCCCGACCCGCGTCACCGTCAGCCATTACCACCTGGAAAGTGACGACACCCCGGACTCGGGCATCCCGTATGCCAAGAGCGCCGACCGCAGCAAGCACAACCCCGACAAACCGGTGAACGTCGACCGCGACAACTACTACGGCCTGGAAGATCGCGACTTCCAGAAGAGCCGCATCGACACCAGCACCATCACCTTCGAGCACGATTTCAACGATGCCCTGGGCCTGCGCAACACCCTGCGCTACGGCACCGCGCACCAGGACTACATCTGGACCCAGCCCGACGACAGCCAGGGCAACATCAACAACGGCACGGTCTGGCGCCGCAACAACAACCGCATCAGCACCACCACCACCGCGACCAACCAGACCGACCTGTTCGGCGAGTTCTACCTGGCCGGCTTCAAGAACAGCTTCACCACCGGCCTGGAATTCACCCGCGAAGACAGCAAGCGCGACGGCTACACGGTGAACACCAACACCGGTTCCAGCGCCGGCGCCAACAAGTGCCGCCCGGCCATCGTCGGCGCGCCCAGCGGCTACAACTGCACCAGCCTGGAAAACCCGAACCCGCACGACCCGTGGAACGGCAGCATCGTCCGCAACTACAAGCCGCTGAACACCGTGGCCACCACCAAGGCGATCTACGGTTTCGACACCATTGACCTGAACGAGCAGTGGCAGGTCAACGTCGGCGCGCGTTTCGACAGCTTCGAGACCACCGCGAAGAACCATGGCGTGTCGCCGACCACCAAGTTCGAAGACAGCTCCAGCTTCTGGAACTGGCAGGCCGGCGTGGTCTACAAGCCGGCGCCCAACGGCAGCATCTACGCGTCCTACGCGACCTCCGCGACCCCGCCGGGCTCGATGCTGGACAACGGTGACACCGGCAACGCCGTGGACACCTTTGCGGTGAAGAACAACCTGGAGCCGGAAGAAACCACCAACTACGAAATCGGCACCAAGTGGAACTTCCTCGACGAGCGCCTGGAGCTGACCGCGGCGATCTTCCGCACCGACAAGGACAACGCCCGCGTGCTGGTCTCCAACCAGACCTACGACAACGCCGGCCAGTCCCGCGTCGACGGCATCGAGCTGTCCGCCAGCGGCAAGCTGACTGACAAGTGGAAGGTCTTCGCCGGCTACAGCTACCTCGACAGCGAGCTGGTCAAGGCGGGCAAGGCGGGTCGTACCGGCACGGTGAACGCCACCGCTCCGTCCAACGACGGCAACCAGATGCCCAACACCCCGGAAAACAGCTTCAGCCTGTGGACCACCTACGACGTACTGCCCAACGCTACCATCGGCGGCGGCACCTTCTACGTCGACAAGGTCTACGGCGACGTGGCCAACACCATGTACGTGCCGGACTACTGGCGCTACGACGCAATGGCCTCCTACAAGCTGAGCAAGAACGTCGACTTCCAGCTCAACGTGCAGAACGTCTTCGACAAGCAGTACTTCGACAAGGCCTATGCCGCGCACTACGCGTCGCAGGCGGCCGGCCGCACCGTGCTGCTGTCCACCAACTTCCACTTCTAA
- a CDS encoding Fe2+-dependent dioxygenase translates to MLLHIPGVFTRDEVTRIRAALEQAEWADGKVTAGYQSSRAKHNLQLPQDHPLAREIGEAMLQRLWSNPLFQSAALPSKVFPPLFNCYTGGGSFDFHIDNAVRDTQGGRERVRTDVSSTLFFSDPDDYDGGELVIQDTYGTQQVKLPAGDLVLYPATSLHKVNPVTRGARIASFFWTQSLVREDSQRALLFQMDQSIQALTRDVPDHPALIELTGTYHNLLRRWVDV, encoded by the coding sequence ATGCTGCTGCACATTCCTGGCGTCTTCACCCGCGATGAGGTGACGCGCATCCGCGCCGCCCTGGAACAGGCCGAGTGGGCCGACGGCAAGGTCACCGCCGGCTACCAGTCGTCCCGCGCCAAGCACAACCTGCAACTGCCGCAGGACCACCCACTGGCCCGCGAGATCGGCGAGGCCATGCTGCAGCGCCTGTGGAGCAACCCGCTGTTCCAGTCCGCCGCGCTGCCGAGCAAGGTCTTCCCGCCGCTGTTCAACTGCTACACCGGCGGTGGTTCGTTCGACTTCCACATCGACAACGCCGTGCGCGACACCCAGGGTGGCCGCGAGCGCGTGCGCACCGACGTGTCCTCGACGCTGTTCTTCAGCGACCCGGACGACTACGACGGCGGCGAACTGGTGATCCAGGACACCTACGGCACCCAGCAGGTGAAGCTGCCGGCCGGCGACCTGGTGCTCTACCCCGCCACTAGCCTGCACAAGGTCAACCCGGTGACCCGTGGCGCGCGCATCGCCTCGTTCTTCTGGACCCAGAGCCTGGTGCGCGAGGACAGCCAGCGCGCCCTGCTGTTCCAGATGGACCAGTCAATCCAGGCACTCACCCGCGACGTGCCGGACCACCCGGCGCTGATCGAACTGACCGGCACCTACCACAACCTGCTGCGCCGCTGGGTGGACGTCTGA
- a CDS encoding tetratricopeptide repeat protein translates to MSFVLRRTEEINVEDLTGQLANNPRQTARLIVTGARDGDLEAQALLGQILLDGHGIEQDVGLALTWFGIAAERGHAMARNMLGRCLEHGWGCAKDETAAAGHYAIAAQQKLDWAMYNLANLLSTGRGVQRDDARALALYQSAAALGHAKSMNLVGRFHEEGLVVARNLDAAHQWYRRSAEAGDFRGQFSHASVLAERGDLPAARIWLERALEGGNLNFLRVARQQLAASMPPSLRELTLAYFQRAAELGDESDLHQLAEQMGVA, encoded by the coding sequence ATGAGTTTCGTCCTGCGTCGCACTGAAGAAATCAACGTCGAAGACCTCACCGGCCAGCTCGCCAACAACCCGCGGCAGACCGCCCGCCTTATCGTGACCGGCGCCCGCGACGGGGACCTCGAAGCCCAGGCATTGCTCGGGCAGATCCTCCTCGACGGCCACGGCATCGAACAGGACGTCGGCCTCGCCCTGACCTGGTTCGGCATCGCCGCCGAGCGCGGCCACGCCATGGCGCGCAACATGCTCGGGCGCTGCCTGGAGCACGGCTGGGGGTGCGCAAAGGACGAGACGGCTGCGGCCGGCCATTACGCCATCGCGGCGCAGCAGAAGCTCGACTGGGCGATGTACAACCTGGCCAACCTGCTTTCTACCGGCCGTGGCGTGCAGCGCGATGACGCCCGCGCCCTGGCGCTGTACCAAAGCGCGGCGGCGCTGGGGCACGCCAAGTCGATGAACCTGGTCGGGCGCTTCCACGAGGAAGGCCTGGTAGTGGCGCGCAACCTGGACGCGGCACACCAGTGGTACCGTCGGTCGGCCGAGGCCGGCGATTTCCGTGGACAGTTCAGCCACGCCTCGGTGCTCGCCGAACGCGGTGACCTGCCCGCCGCACGCATCTGGCTGGAACGCGCGCTGGAAGGCGGCAACCTCAACTTCCTGCGCGTAGCCCGCCAGCAGCTCGCCGCCTCCATGCCACCGAGCCTGCGCGAACTGACCCTGGCCTACTTCCAGCGCGCCGCCGAGCTGGGCGACGAATCGGACCTGCATCAACTCGCCGAGCAGATGGGCGTCGCCTGA
- a CDS encoding phosphoethanolamine transferase CptA: protein MSNTTSPVARKRVDWAALGWLLLFFWYFSGVTQALILFSGTTGFAGFRDAFFLSSLWLAPPLLLPRFTKGIAAVIGLMLWGASLVGLSYFGIYKQEFSQSVIFVMFESNTAEAGEYFSQYFSLWLCLALLAYTVVAVVLWKRIRPISMPAYARVPLAVLLVVLNLFYPFYKQMVTQERTFAQAVEKVQSRMEPAVPWQLVVGYVQYRQQLDNMQKLLQQNASLPPLQNLKDSSGNEPRTLVLVLGESTTRQHMHLYGYGRDTTPNLDALAASGQGLTVFQNVVAPRPYTIEVMQQILTFGDEQNPDRFLTDPSLINLMKQAGYKTFWITNQQTMTKRNTMLTTFSQQTDEQAYLNNQRNQNASQYDGVVLDPFEKALKDPAQKKFIVIHLLGTHMDYRYRYPEEFAYFKDRQGAPSALSDDQVETYNFYDNAVRYNDFVVSSLIKRYSAANANGFMLYLSDHGEEVYSSGNHDRLGRNEMDPTRPMYTIPFMVWTSPSWQADHPRDLQAVANRSYSSSHLIHTLSDLAGLSYDRYEPAKSLVNQQFAAAPRWIGDPYKKDGLHEFDKLPLDKAAQQQEIATDAKAPATAQTPVAKQPKEG, encoded by the coding sequence GTGTCGAACACCACATCCCCCGTAGCGCGCAAACGCGTGGACTGGGCCGCCCTGGGCTGGCTCCTGCTGTTCTTCTGGTACTTCTCCGGCGTTACCCAGGCGCTGATCCTGTTCAGCGGCACTACCGGCTTCGCCGGCTTCCGTGACGCGTTCTTCCTCAGCAGCCTGTGGCTCGCACCGCCGCTGCTGCTGCCGCGCTTCACAAAGGGCATCGCCGCCGTCATCGGCCTGATGCTCTGGGGTGCCTCGCTGGTGGGGCTGAGCTACTTCGGCATCTACAAGCAGGAGTTCTCGCAGAGCGTCATCTTCGTGATGTTCGAATCGAACACTGCCGAAGCCGGCGAGTACTTCAGCCAGTACTTCAGCCTCTGGCTGTGCCTGGCATTGCTGGCCTACACCGTGGTCGCCGTGGTGCTGTGGAAGCGCATCCGCCCGATCAGCATGCCGGCCTATGCCCGCGTGCCGCTGGCCGTGCTGCTGGTCGTGCTGAACCTGTTCTACCCCTTCTACAAGCAGATGGTCACCCAGGAGCGCACCTTCGCCCAGGCGGTGGAAAAGGTGCAGTCGCGCATGGAGCCGGCGGTACCGTGGCAGTTGGTGGTGGGCTACGTCCAGTACCGCCAGCAACTGGACAACATGCAGAAGCTGCTGCAGCAGAACGCCTCGCTGCCGCCCTTGCAGAACCTCAAGGACAGCAGCGGTAACGAGCCGCGCACCCTGGTCCTGGTGCTGGGCGAATCCACCACCCGCCAGCACATGCACCTGTACGGCTACGGCCGCGACACCACGCCGAACCTCGACGCCCTCGCCGCCAGCGGCCAGGGCCTGACCGTGTTCCAGAACGTGGTTGCGCCGCGCCCCTACACCATCGAGGTGATGCAGCAGATTCTCACCTTCGGTGATGAGCAGAACCCGGACAGGTTCCTCACTGATCCATCGCTGATCAACCTGATGAAACAGGCAGGCTACAAGACCTTCTGGATCACCAACCAGCAGACGATGACCAAGCGCAACACCATGCTCACCACCTTCTCCCAGCAGACGGACGAGCAGGCGTACCTGAACAACCAGCGCAACCAGAACGCCAGCCAGTACGACGGCGTGGTGCTGGACCCGTTCGAGAAGGCCCTGAAGGACCCGGCGCAGAAGAAGTTCATCGTGATCCACCTGCTGGGCACGCACATGGACTACCGCTACCGCTACCCGGAAGAATTCGCCTACTTCAAGGACCGCCAGGGCGCGCCCTCGGCGCTGTCGGATGACCAGGTGGAGACCTACAACTTCTACGACAACGCGGTGCGCTACAACGACTTCGTGGTGTCGAGCCTGATCAAGCGCTACTCGGCCGCCAACGCCAACGGCTTCATGCTCTACCTCTCCGACCACGGCGAAGAGGTCTACAGCTCGGGCAACCACGACCGCCTGGGCCGCAACGAGATGGACCCGACCCGGCCGATGTACACCATTCCGTTCATGGTCTGGACCTCGCCGAGCTGGCAGGCCGACCACCCCCGCGACCTGCAGGCGGTGGCCAATCGCTCCTACAGCAGCTCGCACCTGATCCATACCCTGTCGGACCTCGCCGGCCTGAGCTACGACCGCTACGAACCGGCCAAGAGCCTGGTGAACCAGCAGTTTGCCGCTGCACCGCGCTGGATCGGCGACCCGTACAAGAAGGACGGCCTGCACGAGTTCGACAAGCTGCCGCTGGACAAGGCCGCGCAGCAGCAGGAAATCGCCACCGACGCCAAGGCGCCGGCCACGGCGCAGACCCCGGTGGCGAAGCAGCCCAAGGAGGGTTGA
- a CDS encoding type III PLP-dependent enzyme encodes MSIKVEDYFAPETFQRMKAFADKQETPFVVIDKQTIADAYDQLTGCFPFAKIYYAVKANPATEITELLRDKGSNFDIASIYELDKVMKAGVRPDQISYGNTIKKARDIRYFFDKGVRLFATDSEADLRNIAKAAPGSKVYVRILTEGSTSADWPLSRKFGCQSDMAMDLLVLARDLGLVPYGVSFHVGSQQRDIGVWDAAIAKVKVIFERLKEEDGIELKLINMGGGFPANYIAKTNSLETYAEEIIRFLKEDFGDELPEIILEPGRSLIANAGILVSEVVLVARKSRTAVERWVFTDVGKFSGLIETMDESIKFPIHVEKKGELEEVVIAGPTCDSADIMYEHYKYGLPLNLAAEDRLYWLSTGAYTTSYSAVEFNGFPPLKAFYL; translated from the coding sequence ATGTCCATCAAGGTCGAGGATTACTTCGCCCCCGAAACCTTCCAGCGCATGAAGGCATTCGCCGACAAGCAGGAAACCCCCTTCGTCGTCATCGACAAGCAGACCATCGCCGACGCCTATGACCAGCTGACCGGCTGCTTCCCGTTCGCGAAGATCTACTACGCGGTGAAGGCCAACCCCGCCACCGAGATCACCGAGCTATTGCGCGACAAGGGCTCGAACTTCGACATCGCCTCGATCTACGAGCTGGACAAGGTGATGAAGGCCGGTGTGCGTCCGGACCAGATCAGCTACGGCAATACCATCAAGAAAGCCCGCGACATCCGTTACTTCTTCGACAAGGGCGTACGCCTGTTCGCCACGGACTCCGAGGCCGACCTGCGCAACATCGCCAAGGCCGCACCGGGTTCCAAGGTCTACGTGCGCATCCTCACCGAGGGCTCCACCTCTGCCGACTGGCCGCTGTCGCGCAAGTTCGGCTGCCAGTCCGACATGGCCATGGACCTGCTGGTGCTGGCCCGCGACCTGGGCCTGGTGCCCTACGGCGTGTCGTTCCACGTTGGCTCGCAGCAGCGTGACATCGGCGTGTGGGACGCGGCCATCGCCAAGGTCAAGGTCATCTTCGAGCGCCTGAAGGAAGAAGACGGCATCGAACTGAAGCTGATCAACATGGGCGGCGGCTTCCCGGCCAACTACATCGCCAAGACCAACAGCCTGGAAACCTACGCCGAAGAAATCATCCGCTTCCTCAAGGAAGACTTCGGCGACGAGCTGCCGGAAATCATCCTGGAGCCGGGCCGTTCGTTGATTGCCAACGCCGGCATCCTGGTCAGTGAAGTGGTGCTGGTGGCACGCAAGTCGCGCACCGCCGTCGAACGCTGGGTGTTCACCGACGTGGGCAAGTTCTCCGGGCTGATCGAAACCATGGACGAGTCGATCAAGTTCCCGATCCATGTCGAGAAGAAAGGCGAGTTGGAAGAAGTGGTGATCGCTGGGCCGACCTGCGACAGCGCGGACATCATGTACGAGCACTACAAATACGGTCTGCCGCTGAACCTGGCAGCCGAGGATCGTCTGTACTGGCTGTCGACCGGGGCTTACACCACCAGCTACAGCGCGGTGGAGTTCAATGGCTTCCCGCCGCTGAAGGCGTTCTACCTGTAA
- a CDS encoding betaine/proline/choline family ABC transporter ATP-binding protein (Members of the family are the ATP-binding subunit of ABC transporters for substrates such as betaine, L-proline or other amino acids, choline, carnitine, etc. The substrate specificity is best determined from the substrate-binding subunit, rather than this subunit, as it interacts with the permease subunit and not with substrate directly.) produces the protein MIELDQLTKTFTLKDGKEFRAVDKVSLTVEKGEICVFLGPSGCGKTTTLKMINRIIQPTSGRVLIDGQDTRELDEVTLRRHIGYVIQQIGLFPNMTIEENIMVVPRLLGWDKQKCKDKARELMAMVKLEPKQYLSRYPRELSGGQQQRIGVIRALAADAPLLLMDEPFGAVDPINRESIQNEFFELQRKLGMTVIMVSHDIDEAIKLGDKVAVFKSGRLLQFDHPDTLLAHPADEFVSAFTGQDSTLKRLLLVRAEDAADSSFITAGPQTSVAEALEKMEEDDRRYLVVVDANGKGLGYVRRKDMRHKDGVCSNFLNDFRVTASHDEHLRILLSRMYEFNSSWLPVLDADGQFLGEVTQESIADYLSSGRSRGRKTNIVSPAEVAQAS, from the coding sequence ATGATCGAACTCGACCAACTGACCAAGACCTTCACCCTCAAGGACGGCAAGGAATTCCGCGCCGTGGACAAGGTCAGCCTGACCGTGGAGAAGGGTGAGATCTGCGTGTTCCTCGGCCCCTCCGGCTGTGGCAAGACCACCACGCTGAAGATGATCAACCGTATCATCCAGCCCACTTCCGGGCGCGTGTTGATCGACGGCCAGGACACCCGCGAACTGGACGAAGTGACCCTGCGCCGCCACATCGGCTACGTGATCCAGCAGATCGGCCTGTTCCCCAACATGACCATCGAGGAAAACATCATGGTCGTGCCGCGCCTGCTGGGCTGGGACAAGCAGAAGTGCAAGGACAAGGCGCGCGAGCTGATGGCGATGGTCAAGCTCGAACCCAAGCAATACCTGTCGCGCTACCCGCGCGAGCTGTCCGGTGGGCAGCAACAGCGTATCGGGGTGATCCGCGCGCTGGCGGCGGATGCGCCGCTGCTGCTGATGGACGAGCCGTTCGGCGCAGTGGACCCGATCAACCGTGAGTCGATCCAGAACGAGTTCTTCGAGTTGCAGCGCAAGCTGGGCATGACCGTGATCATGGTCAGCCACGACATCGACGAAGCGATCAAGCTGGGCGACAAGGTGGCGGTGTTCAAGAGCGGTCGCCTGCTCCAGTTCGACCATCCGGATACCCTGCTGGCGCACCCGGCGGATGAGTTCGTCAGTGCCTTCACCGGCCAGGACAGCACCTTGAAACGCCTGCTGCTGGTGCGCGCCGAGGATGCCGCCGACAGCAGCTTCATCACCGCCGGCCCGCAGACCAGCGTGGCCGAGGCGCTGGAGAAGATGGAGGAGGATGACCGCCGCTATCTCGTGGTGGTGGACGCCAACGGCAAAGGCCTGGGCTACGTGCGCCGCAAGGACATGCGCCACAAGGACGGTGTGTGCAGCAACTTCCTCAACGACTTCCGCGTCACCGCCAGCCACGACGAGCACCTGCGCATCCTCTTGTCGCGCATGTACGAGTTCAACAGCTCGTGGCTGCCGGTGCTCGATGCGGACGGGCAGTTCCTCGGCGAGGTGACGCAGGAGTCCATCGCGGACTACCTGAGCTCCGGCCGCTCGCGTGGGCGCAAGACCAATATCGTGTCGCCGGCGGAGGTGGCGCAGGCTTCGTAA
- a CDS encoding ABC transporter permease — protein MDFMTVISRLDWVQVGQLTLQHLMLVSIAVGLAIVVGVPLGVLMTRFKWLAGPLQGAATVVLTIPSIALFGLMLPLYSKIGQGLGPLPAITAVFLYSLLPILRNTYLALTNVEPGMREAGKGIGMTFWQRLRMVDIPIAVPVILAGVRTAVVMNIGVMTIAAVIGAGGLGVLILNSISQSNMPMLVVGAVLVSLLAIAADLLLQWLQRALTPKGLRPQTGD, from the coding sequence ATGGACTTCATGACCGTGATTTCCCGCCTCGACTGGGTGCAGGTCGGCCAGCTGACGCTGCAACACCTGATGCTGGTATCCATCGCCGTGGGCCTGGCCATCGTCGTCGGTGTGCCGCTGGGCGTGCTGATGACGCGCTTCAAGTGGCTCGCCGGGCCGCTGCAGGGCGCCGCCACCGTGGTGCTGACCATCCCCTCCATCGCGCTGTTCGGCCTGATGCTGCCGCTCTACTCGAAGATCGGCCAGGGCCTGGGCCCGCTGCCGGCGATCACCGCGGTGTTCCTCTATTCACTGCTGCCGATCCTGCGCAACACCTACCTGGCGCTGACCAACGTCGAGCCCGGCATGCGCGAAGCTGGCAAGGGCATCGGCATGACCTTCTGGCAGCGCCTGCGGATGGTCGACATCCCCATCGCCGTGCCGGTGATCCTCGCCGGCGTGCGCACCGCCGTGGTGATGAACATCGGCGTGATGACCATCGCCGCAGTGATCGGCGCCGGCGGCCTGGGCGTCCTCATCCTCAATTCCATCAGCCAATCCAACATGCCCATGCTGGTGGTCGGCGCGGTACTGGTGAGCCTGCTCGCCATCGCTGCCGACCTGCTGCTGCAGTGGCTGCAGCGTGCGCTGACCCCGAAGGGCCTGCGCCCGCAGACAGGAGACTGA
- a CDS encoding glycine betaine ABC transporter substrate-binding protein, giving the protein MTRRLLGVLSLVLAATTGLAQAADVIRIGGKPFTEQRLLTAITAQYLQSKGYEVKVTNGLGSTLARSAQQSGQLDLVWEYTGSSLIVYNKVTDKLDAEQSLARVRELDGNKGLIWPTPAPFNNTYALAMPEEQAEQLGVRTLSDLARVMKEQGDKKTHLFAMDPEFAGRPDGLAPMSELYGFHFTRDDVRQMDAGLVYTALKNRQVFVGLVYTTDGRLKDFKLRVLEDDKQFFPFYNAAPVMRADLLQKHPELKTLFDPIARLLDDKTMQALNAQVDIQQEPVQRVAQKFLREHDLLGDKARPAQDQPIKEEN; this is encoded by the coding sequence ATGACACGACGTCTGCTTGGCGTGCTGAGCCTCGTGCTCGCCGCCACCACCGGTCTCGCCCAGGCGGCCGATGTGATCCGCATCGGCGGCAAGCCGTTCACCGAGCAGCGCCTGCTCACCGCCATCACCGCGCAGTACCTGCAGAGCAAGGGCTACGAAGTGAAGGTCACCAACGGCCTGGGTAGCACCCTGGCGCGTAGCGCGCAGCAGAGCGGCCAGCTGGACCTGGTCTGGGAGTACACCGGCTCGTCGCTGATCGTCTACAACAAGGTCACGGACAAGCTGGACGCCGAACAGTCGCTGGCCAGGGTCCGCGAGCTGGACGGCAATAAGGGCTTGATCTGGCCCACGCCCGCGCCGTTCAACAACACCTATGCGCTGGCGATGCCCGAGGAGCAGGCGGAACAGCTCGGGGTGCGCACCCTCAGTGACCTCGCCCGGGTGATGAAGGAGCAGGGTGACAAGAAGACCCACCTGTTCGCCATGGACCCGGAATTCGCCGGCCGCCCGGATGGCCTCGCGCCGATGAGCGAGCTGTACGGCTTCCACTTCACCCGCGATGACGTGCGGCAGATGGATGCGGGCCTGGTGTACACCGCGCTGAAGAACCGCCAGGTGTTCGTCGGCCTTGTCTACACCACCGATGGCCGCCTGAAGGACTTCAAGCTGCGCGTGCTGGAAGACGACAAGCAGTTCTTCCCCTTCTACAACGCCGCGCCGGTGATGCGTGCCGATCTGCTGCAGAAGCACCCGGAACTGAAGACGCTGTTCGACCCCATCGCCAGGCTGCTCGACGACAAGACCATGCAGGCGCTCAACGCCCAGGTCGACATCCAGCAGGAGCCAGTGCAGCGCGTGGCGCAGAAATTCCTGCGCGAGCACGATCTGCTGGGCGACAAGGCCCGGCCGGCACAGGACCAGCCCATAAAGGAGGAGAACTGA
- a CDS encoding ABC transporter permease produces MVKSTTGKALFGVCFAVVVLALLIHWITPATLWQYREDLLFYLQAHLILVFASMFAAIVVGIPAGMLLSRPALQGQAERLMQIFNVGNTIPPLAVLAIALAIVGIGNGPAILALFLASLLPIVRNTYEGLRAVPASLKEAATGIGMTSRQVLLRVELPNAVPLIMGGVRIALALNVGSAPLAFLIGANSLGSLIFPGIALDDQSKLLLGAVSTALLALVLDGLVVLFSRGFLERGLAK; encoded by the coding sequence ATGGTGAAGTCCACCACGGGCAAGGCCCTGTTCGGCGTCTGCTTTGCAGTCGTTGTGCTGGCTTTGCTGATCCACTGGATCACCCCCGCCACTCTGTGGCAGTACCGCGAAGACCTGCTGTTCTACCTGCAGGCGCACCTGATTCTGGTGTTCGCGTCCATGTTCGCCGCCATCGTGGTCGGCATCCCCGCCGGCATGCTGCTCAGCCGGCCCGCCCTGCAAGGACAGGCCGAGCGCCTGATGCAGATATTCAACGTCGGCAACACCATCCCGCCGCTGGCCGTGCTGGCCATCGCCCTGGCGATCGTCGGGATCGGCAACGGCCCGGCGATCCTCGCGCTGTTCCTCGCTTCGCTGCTGCCCATCGTGCGCAATACCTACGAGGGCCTGCGCGCCGTGCCGGCGTCGCTCAAGGAGGCTGCCACCGGTATCGGCATGACATCGCGCCAGGTGTTGCTGCGCGTCGAACTGCCCAATGCGGTGCCGCTGATCATGGGCGGTGTGCGCATTGCGCTGGCGCTCAACGTCGGTTCAGCGCCGCTGGCCTTCCTGATCGGCGCCAACAGCCTGGGCAGCCTGATCTTCCCCGGCATCGCCCTGGACGATCAGTCCAAGCTGCTGCTCGGCGCCGTGAGTACTGCGCTGCTGGCGCTGGTGCTCGATGGCCTGGTGGTGCTGTTCAGCCGCGGCTTCCTGGAGCGGGGGCTGGCGAAATGA